Genomic DNA from Peribacillus simplex NBRC 15720 = DSM 1321:
GAACAGTATCTATAGGTTCCATAGAGTCATTCAAATTTTGGTTCCCGAAGATAATCAGGAATTTTAAAATCAATTATCCTAATATTCATATAAAAGTCAGGGAAATATTAGGGGAAGAGAAGGTTTTCGATTCGTTAAACCGGTATAATGTTCATTTCACCATCACGAACCAGCCCATCAACAACGATGAAATTCTGTCCACTCCCCTTTATAATGAAAAATTCATGCTTTTGATCCATAAAGATGACGAGTTAAACGAAAAAGAATCCATCACTTTCCAAGACATTGCAAAGAAAGAATTGATCATCAGTACAACTGGATTTCAAACAAGAGATGATATCTTAAGAGCATTTAAAGGTGAAAATGCAATTCCCAATATCCTATACGAAATAGAAAGGCTTGAAACAGCTTGCAGTTTGGTAGAAGAAGGGCTTGGGGTTACAATTTTACCGGAAAGCTATATTAAATCCGCTGCTATACCAAATACTGCAATTCGCGCAATCGATTCGAACTTTTTGGAAAGGACTGTTTACATTGCTTATTTGAAAGATCGTTATCTATCTCCTGCGGTATATAGGTTAATAGAGGACATACATAGCTTTTTTAAGAGTGATGTTAGGTTCGATGACTAAAAAAGAACCCAACGAAAAACATCCCCTTATGCACATTGCACAAGGGGAATGTTTCATTCCATTGCTCTGGCCATTTTCCTTGATTTCCTTATTTACATCTTGCTAAAGGAATTTCAGTCTATATTCATCAGGATAAAATTAATTCGTGACACTACCATCTTCGTCTGGATCTTCAATATCAGCCGGATCTTTTTCCAATAGTGCCTCTTTGTCTTTTTCGTTCCATTTTGCTTTATATCCTAATGATTTCGCTACTCTTAACACCGGTAGATACGATTTTTTATCTGGTTTAAATGTTTCTAAGTCCCCTGATTGGATTACACCCAAACCAAGTAGCAATTTGTCTGATTGAATATAGGGTTTTTCATCTATCAGTTTCATTTGTTCAGCTGTATAAGGATAAACGGCTCCATTCACTTTTAAGGTAAACGGTCCCTTTTTTTCTTCTTTTATTTCTTTTGGCTTTTTCGATTTATAAGAAACATTATAAACTCCTTGAACAGTTCCTTCTCTCGTATTATCGGCTCCTCCATACATTTTCCCCTTTTCATAATCAAAAATAACAGCTTGCACATTTCCGATATGTTGGGGTTTTTCTTCATAAACATGGCCTTTTGCCATTAACTCCAACCTTGTATTTTGTTCAATTCCCGGTTCCCATCTAACTGTCGGATAACCAGCAGAATAAATGCGTGGCGCAAGTATCGCATCTTGAATTAGCATTTGATGATCAAGTACATTCATAATCGTTTCAGATACCGATGCGATTATCGTCGCCCCGCCTGGTGAACCAATGGCCATGAAGGGGTTGCCATCTTTTAATACGAAGGTCGGGGACATACTGCTTCTTGGTCTTTTTCCTGGTTCCACCTGGTTAACTCCACCCGGTGTGGCATCAAAATCCGTCATTTCATTATTAAGCATGAATCCATAATCAGGTACCATGATACCTGATCCGAATACTTGCTCGATTGTAGTCGTATAAGCAACCATATTTCCCCACTTATCCATTACAGAAAAGTGAGTCGTTTGTCCGATCGGGGTTTTCTCTTCTTTTACCTTCTCCATTGAAATGGGTTCTTTGCCCTCATACTTCCATGGATCGCCTGCTTTGACATCAGCTGTTGATCTATTTGGATTAATGAGTTTTCTTCTTTCTTTTATATAATCTTCATCCAATAGTCCTTTTGTTGGTACATCATAAAAATCTTCATCTGCCATATAGGCAGCGCGATCGGCAAAAGCGAGATGCATGGCTTCGGTTAGATAATGTAGATACTCAGGGGAGTTCGCCCCCATCTTTTGTACATCGAATCCTTCCATTAGCTCCAGGATTTGTTGGACAGTCAAGCTGCCTGAACTTGGTGAAGCTGCCCCCACCACTTCAAAGCC
This window encodes:
- a CDS encoding LysR family transcriptional regulator is translated as MDLRQLRYFTTIVQEKNFSKASKILHISQPSLSNAIMKIENEVSFQLLERNTRGLELTEAGGIFYTRSVDLLRRFDNMQVELKEMKDVGSGTVSIGSIESFKFWFPKIIRNFKINYPNIHIKVREILGEEKVFDSLNRYNVHFTITNQPINNDEILSTPLYNEKFMLLIHKDDELNEKESITFQDIAKKELIISTTGFQTRDDILRAFKGENAIPNILYEIERLETACSLVEEGLGVTILPESYIKSAAIPNTAIRAIDSNFLERTVYIAYLKDRYLSPAVYRLIEDIHSFFKSDVRFDD
- the ggt gene encoding gamma-glutamyltransferase, coding for MKFLKSFILVTFSFFCMITPAFASVPGIDESMGKGATKGIVSVSHPLAAEAGIKILKQGGNAVDAAAAIQLSLNVVEPMMSGIGGGGFIMIYNKKENKITMIDSREMAPQNVTPELFLDEKGKPVPFSKRHTTGKAVAVPGTLKGMEAALEKYGTLKLSQVMDPAIKQAEKGVKVNWITAQYIDENVKKLENNQAAAKVFVPNGKQLEEGDTLVQPDLAKTLKLIKKQGSNVFYKGEIGEALTKEVQKREGTMTTEDLENYVVKERKPIKSEYRGFEVVGAASPSSGSLTVQQILELMEGFDVQKMGANSPEYLHYLTEAMHLAFADRAAYMADEDFYDVPTKGLLDEDYIKERRKLINPNRSTADVKAGDPWKYEGKEPISMEKVKEEKTPIGQTTHFSVMDKWGNMVAYTTTIEQVFGSGIMVPDYGFMLNNEMTDFDATPGGVNQVEPGKRPRSSMSPTFVLKDGNPFMAIGSPGGATIIASVSETIMNVLDHQMLIQDAILAPRIYSAGYPTVRWEPGIEQNTRLELMAKGHVYEEKPQHIGNVQAVIFDYEKGKMYGGADNTREGTVQGVYNVSYKSKKPKEIKEEKKGPFTLKVNGAVYPYTAEQMKLIDEKPYIQSDKLLLGLGVIQSGDLETFKPDKKSYLPVLRVAKSLGYKAKWNEKDKEALLEKDPADIEDPDEDGSVTN